One genomic region from Neoarius graeffei isolate fNeoGra1 chromosome 4, fNeoGra1.pri, whole genome shotgun sequence encodes:
- the LOC132884303 gene encoding GTPase IMAP family member 4-like, with protein sequence MTNKSSPTTTGGLPPLSERRIVLLGKAGAGKNRVASVILGDTKLKEECEQCVLYEDEQAGRRICIVDTPGWDRVSIERTAKKIKNEITQSVALCPPGPHALILVLPVKTGDVPSLNELKSASQHMELLSERAWDHTMVLFLCDEDVEESAIKEHIQKAENLLEKCRGRHYVIQHSEPETHIHGLLKEIDNMVEENQDEFFLPQVYYEVMQSKIPQDIRELIKRYKDRLARRRRSVPEMPPSLGEIDKESMDIDAIESKNKDDIHTLAKYSRPISLLILTGIGALIGSVVGSNYGVVGSGVGIIAGIIITIPLALRLIDAASLARQSLTLVEERKTKHTD encoded by the exons atgacaaataaatcCTCACCAACAACCACAG GAGGCTTGCCTCCTCTTTCAGAGCGCAGGATTGTACTGCTGGGAAAAGCTGGAGCTGGAAAGAACAGAGTCGCCAGCGTCATCCTGGGAGACACAAAGTTGAAGGAAGAGTGTGAACAGTGCGTCTTATATGAAGATGAACAGGCAGGAAGGAGGATCTGCATAGTGGACACACCAGGATGGGACAGAGTTTCTATAGAACGCActgcaaagaaaataaaaaatgaaatcaCCCAAAGCGTGGCCCTTTGTCCTCCAGGTCCCCATGCTTTGATTCTGGTGCTGCCTGTAAAGACTGGTGATGTACCTTCTCTAAATGAGCTTAAATCAGCAAGTCAACACATGGAGCTGCTCTCTGAGAGAGCCTGGGATCACACTATGGTGCTTTTCTTGTGTGATGAAGATGTAGAGGAATCCGCAATCAAAGAACACATTCAGAAAGCAGAAAACCTACTGGAAAAGTGCAGAGGCAGACACTATGTTATACAGCACAGTGAACCTGAAACCCACATCCATGGGCTCCTTAAAGAGATAGACAACATGGTGGAAGAAAACCAGGATGAGTTTTTCCTACCACAGGTTTACTATGAAGTGATGCAAAGTAAAATACCACAGGATATTAGAGAGTTGATAAAAAGGTATAAGGACAGACTCGCACGGAGACGTCGAAGTGTCCCGGAAATGCCTCCATCTT TGGGTGAAATTGACAAGGAATCCATGGATATCGATGCCATCGAGAGCAAGAATAAGGATGATATACACACACTTGCGAAATATTCTAGACCTATAAGTCTACTAATTCTGACTGGCATTGGTGCTCTTATTGGATCTGTGGTTGGATCTAATTATGGAGTAGTGGGCTCTGGTGTTGGGATCATCGCTGGAATCATAATAACTATTCCGTTGGCTTTAAGGCTGATTGACGCTGCAAGTCTGGCACGACAGAGTTTAACTCTTGTGGAAGAGAGAAAAACTAAACACACCGATTAA